ATTccggtggggccgggcccggcggcgggagcggagaggtgaggggcagggagggggtgtgggccgaggggcaggagggagaggagaggccgtggggcgggaggagcgggcagggctgcgggcaggggggcggcagcagccccgggcctgcctgccggccctcagaggggccgccccgccgctctctccccgcaggctgctcccggccccgccgcccggccccgcggccgctggctcctgcgccacgggctccggcacggtggggaagggacgtttccctctctgccctgccgccctcctccccctccgccgcccaaaatggccccgagttgctctcagccccccagcttgggtattttcctccgggagaccgtcccctccccgcccccgccagcccgggagccgttttcctccccatcccgctaACGGCACGGCGACAGCTGCGGAGGCCCGGAATGAGCCTCTCGGCCGGTGCCCGCCCAAAGCCAGGCGGCCGCCCACCCCCTCTTCCGTGGCCACctcgttttcccttttctggggctttttttcagcgACATCCGAACGGATGCAGTTTTCCCCGGaagccggggtgcccccaggccgGCTGTCGCGTTTGTGGATAACAGGCgagggggcacctttacaccgcgtcacggtggggaaaacggcaccgaaagatccccctcccgagggggaaggaaggacttaactcgttatcccgctccttaattagtgacatgagttgctcgcctgcgctgagcttccccatcattatcagagttgtttctaggagggtggtggtgtcccaacctgtgctgtggctatcgtggtgcccctcactctgggcctaATTAACAGAGCTCGTAACGAGGGGAGACCTagttaagccaggtctttcctcgctgcaggatccaaaagaacatgttggtggatctgaacagggagatgatgaatgaagtgggcatcagagaggtgggagacatCGTCGCCATCCTCAGACATGCCCGAGTCGTGTGCAGGCAGGTACGGGGAAGTCTTGCCGGCTcgttcagcagcagagttttgcctcgAGCCTTCTTGTTCGCAACAACGCACACAAGCACAACAGAGACACACCGGGGCACAACACAGGGGCACCAGGCAGGGGCTCACACCTATGCAATTAATCAATTAATGTTTAATATGGCAACAGTTTCCTCAAGTCTCTCgcctcttccttcattttttgccCTGAAGTGACCtcaaccccacagcacccaggtcaGTCCCTTTCTCCCGAATGCTGCCACTCGCACACGATTCTTTCCCCACCTCAGTGCCATCCAAATCTGGATTGTCCATAGGGATCGCCGTGGCCCAGCAGGATGCCCAAGTCATCTGTTCCTTCAGGATCCTGACAAAAACCAGAACTAGGCCTCGGATCAGAACCCGGGCGTCAAGTTCGAAATCAGGGATTACCCACCAGGCACTGATtcggtgagtttttccacctttatctcaGGCCTCCCAGGCATGTAACCCCGTAGATTTTACCAGGGTCGCAGGCACAATGCCagctgagggcaacttcaccCTGGCAGCTTGGCCTGTgtgtattttcagggggaactggccCTTGTGATGGTCAAATATAGGAGCATCCTCACCTGATAATCCCACAGGACCCAATGCTCGTCTTTTGGGGTTCACATCATGTCCCCAGCGGTTACTGACAATAAAAACCGCTTGTGCCAACCTTATATCCCAGTTAGGGTGGGAAACACTGGCACGTCCCTTGATCAAGCCATTCATTTTGCTCAAGCACGCCATTAGCGTGAGGTACTGTGGGGTATGAAGCACCCCCCGATGCCTCGTGTGCCCGCCACCCCGGCAGTCAAGTGGCTCCTGTTCCCTGATTAAACTGATCTGGgggtttccttctctgtctgctgtGGGTGCCAGGAATGATCTCGCTGCACACCGGGCTCCCTCGCAGtttctccctgcccagctcccacaggaggtggggggggggggtttccaGAGATCTTCACCCCTTCTCCGGGCCTGGTTATAGCCCTCCCCAGGAGTCGCCGGTGgtctctgactggcgctgggtgttcccagagctccccggctgtcgctggccatcctcggccacctctaggcctccggggctgttcccggggccctctggctgtccctggccaccctcggccccgccagcactccctgcctgtccccgagtgtctctggggctctcggggtgtccctgaccatgcccagagctccctgggggtccccaagtgtccccagaaGTTCTGGACTCTCTCGAAGCGTCCCTGGGTGTCCTCAAGCCCCTCCTCCCAGTGCGTGCCCCCCCTCTCCGTGTCCCCTCGCCCCAGAGACGAGAGAGGGACCCCGGGACACACCGCGGgtctggaggaggatgaggagggaggaagagcacagccccctccaagCGGGGCAGCCGGAACGCCGGCTCCTTGGCTTGAGGGGCGGCTGGCAGTGCTGTGCCGGCGAGGCTGAGCCCCACGGTGACTTTTGGCACTGCCACCTCCACGGCTCATATCCGCGGGCCGGTACCTGCCGGCGCTTCGGCGGCCCCGCCAGCGAGCTCCGTTTTCCCCAGCGGCTCCTCCATCGCCTGCGTTTTGGTGGCGGCCGCTTCCTTCTCTGTTAAGCGGGACAGCGTCGCGCGTGGCCGTCGGGGCTCCGCCGCTGGCAGCACTGCGGTGGCTGCGGCGCTTGGTGCTGCTTTGGCGGCTCTTCGGTCGCTCGGGAAGGGCAAAGTCCacggccgccgcgctgccggctgCGGCGCTCACCGGGCCGGGGCCGCTGGCAGCTCCTTGCACGGCGTCAGGATGGGGGTGCTCTGTGTGAGGGTGGGGGAGATGGGACCTGGCACCCACCACACTCATGTGTTCACCCGTAGGGACCCCCAAGCGCCCGGGTTCCCCGGTGGCGCATCCCCGGGgtcccccgagcatcccccatccctgtcccgcatccacagccccccccgccccccattcCTGCACCCATCGTCACCCACCAGCCTGGCCACCTTCCGCCGGTGCCCGGTGTCGGTGCCGCCGAGGCCTTCGTGGACGTCGCGGTTCTGAGCTCCCTACCCCCCACTGGATTCTGCCACCCCAAAGGTGCGTGTGGGCTTAGGCCAGCCCTGACTTGCCGGCCCCGGTGCCCCTGAACCGCTTTCCCTCCGCAGGTTTTGGCCGGCGATCGATAACCGGCTGCGGAAAGCCGTCCGTGGGCGCGGGTCAAGGCGCGGTGGCTGGTGGGTTCTTGGCGGCAGAGCCGAGTCCCCGCGTTCGCCTGCCTCACACCCCTTGGCGCCATCGCCGACGCCCAGACCCGCTGCAGCGTGGCCGCGGCGAGTGCCGGCGGGCGACGGGTCGGTGGGCGCTGGGTGACGGTCTCCtcgctccccgcagctccacccGGGAGCAGGTGCCGGCGGTTTTGGAGTGGGATTGGAGCTCCTGCGGCAGCGCTGACGGCAGCGGCGCTGAGCAGGGGGAGAGCCTCTGCGGCTCCCGGCAGGCGCCGGGGAACGGGCCACCCGTGAGCCAAGGGTTCCGGCTGCGCCGAATCCAGCCTCCCCGCTCCcgtttggggagaaaaaaccgagtttttgtggagtttgcggggctgttctcgaggcagggggccctctgcgccgcggcgatggagagcgccgggcctttgctgaatgccgtgccggcagcgggagggaagccgggcgcccctcgagtcccggcggtgccaaacccaccccggcaaagagtcagaggaaacgcttggctgtcggcaaaccatttactgggggatcactgcgaaaaccggtgccgagagcgtgtggcacagcacatcctggggcatccctggctccgctcttctctcccggcgtggagccgggtgttgctggtcggggtggctgaaggtgaggaagaggagggtctctgggcagctcttctctgccggggggtttgccagggttgccgcggtggctcagcagggatgtgggtgttcctggctctgtgccgggaggagtgtgccaggcacagtgggggagtccccgtctgtcccctggggcccatccttggggacagggatggcgcttggccgcttggggtcgcgccgcgtcaccggagcgtcctgcggggagaaggatggggggggtgagcggcaccgttacagaggctctcagataaacaacaaccaccaacaataaaaaattatcaacaccattaactagctctcggtgaatcacaggtgcggatgtctgtgagaggagagcagatcgcctttctggggtctaagggcaaccccaaacgctctctcgctcacctgacaagtgagggctctcaccctcgaggacctgctcagggcagcgtcccgacccagggcccctcgaggagtttccttgggcagcgtcccgaccccaggggagaggcctcgaccgcagctgctgctccaggggacgagctccaaagggctcccaggggactccatttatagccaGGTGACTCTGACCTGTAGCCAACAGCGGCTCCCgttagccaaaggccccagttaccgccaagccccgagaacaggcagccaggagctgctacgcttcagcagccaagaagaaTCTTTggggattttccaggaactttcagctctcagttcatcatccatttcagaaGTCCACCGTATTCCACAGTTTCGCCGAGTTCCCATCGTTCCGTTCCAGTTCCTCTTCGGACACCGCTGCTCACGGATGCAGTCTCCGCTCATCGTGGttcctcatcttctgaacagtcttcatcatcgttcacttttagacttctgagaaaagactcaaaatgttctatttgacaTATTCTTAATCTATGTCTAGATTTTCATTGCTCagcttttctaagttgcttaaactgtcggtattgttcctagagcacctgtgctctattaatgaaacctcTAAACCACtgtttctttattaattattcctgctattaataatatcctgagagaaaacagttttctaaggcttgttccttttacagtctCCCACCACCgtgatgcccacttcattcatcatctccttgttcagatccaccaacatgttcttttggatcctgcagcgaggaaagacctggcttaacgaggtctcccctcgttaTGAGCTCTGATTAATCaggcccagagtgaggggcaccacgatagccacagcacaggttgggacaccaccaccctcctagaaacaactctgataatgatggggaagctcagcgcaggcgagcaactcatgtcactaattaaggagtgggataacgagttaagtccttccttccccctcgggagggggatctttcggtgccgttttccccaccgtgacgcggtgtaaaggtgccccctcacctgttatccacaaacatgacagcagagaaaatggCCCCTGAATGGGACCTTGAGTgataacaccctgctgcaattgatgctgttttaaggagggaaggaactgggatgaagtctcctatgcagacatgttttttACCCTCCGAGACCATCCTGAATATCAAATAGaccgtggcctggcacccccacgagacccactggtgctggcaccggaaagagaaaatatgaaggaagggaaagaaaaaggggccaaaataaagatttcccagagtactataaaccgccggtaggaagccggcaggaggagggtgaaagtttggaggagccagagctaggctcccccctcacagccccgtgTCGCAGACAGAGACGGGAGAAGCGAGCGGCGGTGccggctcctctgagagaggccCTAGGGCTGGATGGGCCCTGCCAGGGTAAAAGTCCCGTTCACTTCCTTCCATCTGGCACCTTGGAAAAGTGCAGCGAAGCGGTATCGAAGCGACTGTTGGGGTGACCAAGCAtttccagtttctaataaaacacccGTGCTGGAACCCCAACACAGGAGCCCATATGAGGTTGTGGATGCAGATGGAGATTGGAGTGTCAGGGGCATGGAGCGGGCTGTACcgaaagcaatgaactgctcggccctatatgcccttcggcagggacctaaagatactccctcagaattcctgggtAAGCTGCGGGTACCGTGAGGCGACACACCCCTTAGATCCAGGGTCAggggtgggaatacaacagttagtgtCGTTATTTATAGGGCAGTCAGCACGGGGCATTCGAAAGAAGTTATAAAAGCTGAAAGTGCCAGAGAGTTGGAATGTGGAGACCTTGTtagacagagcacagagagcatatagcaagaggaggggaggagatctGCATCCTGTTGTAGCAAACCCATATGCACTGTTAATTAGATGAGTACCGGAATTGCCTTGGTTTACCGTGCTGGCCCTAAAAGACCccttcttctgcttgcctttgagctccaaagtcagtgattgtttgcatttgaatgaggaaagatggagtccaggaggaagatgcaattaacatggactgtgctgccCCGGGGGTTTAAAATAGCCCCACTCTTCTTGGAAACCAAGTAGCTAAAGACCTGGAGCAATGGGAGCGGCCGCATGGAATCGGGggtcctgcagtatgtagatgattccttaacagccacagagactaaagaaatgtgcataacatggactattagtttacTAAATTTGGGGTCTTAATGGCtatcgagtctctccacagaaagctccagcagctcagcagcgagTAACCTGCCCTGGAGCCGAGGTCACGGCTGggcaagggaccctggggactgcaaggccagaggcCCCTGTCGGAGCCCTCGGGCACAGCCAGCTAAAGAGCTCTGCGCGATCCTAGGAACGACCCGGAGGTGTCGCCTGTGGGTATGTAACTACGGACTCCTGGTACAAAAAATCCCTCGGTgagctattaaaatcaaatcgGAAACCCTCACTCGGCACGGAGAGGCGCTCAGAGCATTCcgtcagctgaagaagcagctgatggatgcccctgctccgggttaaccagacatcactcaGCTGTCTGGTTATTCTCCCTCGAGAAACGGGGAATAGCCCCaggggtcctggcccaaaaattgggaccagatagaagggcagtgtcgtacttctctaaacaacttgatgaagtaagcaagggatgccagctgcctgctgcaggctttgtggagaaatccccttgcaccccggcgctggagtaaccacccctgctgtgtaactctattTGTGTTggagagtctgttttccacaagtcaccgcaccccagctggacccactggaggaccggggggcacatcccacctgcttcccaccgaaggaaactcccctgctctgcgggggctggcttcggtgccagctggacccggtgccatcccttgctgggtgccaccagtctcgggggagcctttaaaccccgtcagtgaatttattccttcacttcggggcactgacggcccctctccatcccagtgctcccgcagcacgttgctttccaccgtcctcctcCGCCTCTcggtcctcatcttcctcctcctcttcaatctctggcggagctcggccctctggggcgatgccggatcttggggtgacacgtgccggtaagacgagctcgtggggggtgacgctcccccgagaccctcggcatcctggcgctaccatctccctgtgctgcatccccagggccccccgagcatcccccatccctgccctgcatccacctgtgaagtgctcaggcttggcaagcggcccagggcagagctgccccgtaggtgaatcctgtagatgtgataactgatacccaccgtgctcgtgggtgctgcactgaggtatcaccacccgcctgtgctggtgtaaacagtgctcaagcactgaaatgctgcagcctgagcaacaggccccgggctgaagcctctaccttagcatgtggtcattaataaagcagggaaactcgccagggaaagaggcagcttagacaccagatataatctgtacggaatgtatcaggagacaaagtatccaactttcctttcgcatccttgttcaaggctgaggacccacgtATTCCGGCTTGGTAGAAATTCCTTTGGTCTCAGCCGCCGAGCCCTGggcaggctttgggtggaatccaacaggaaaATGATAACATGAAATTTACTGGGCCagacaaaggtgccagttattctggcttgtcaatctctggtatacaagggcgggcccgctcccagcgactctggaggcctcagctccgggcggaggcaccgcgtaggatttccccctgcccgggccaggctctgcaaaccctcgctggaaccggggctgcccgcggggctgggggctggcagcgggggcaagggctgagggatctgccttaacccctgtgctctctctcgggcagggatgctctgaggcgttgccctgtgctctcctggttgcactgctctcccttgtctcactccgtgggctctgtattattccccacactctggagttatttgcagcagaagacgccggctctttccactctgctgtcggaggttaatcgatatccctaatcagccaaacagggggacccgggggggcagaatgggtggggcccccccaacgccctcccccataatctcttcccctcctcctcttcctcctcctccagccgaagagcgtgaggaaggcagcgagagcgaagggggagagggcagcgaggaggaggaggagggggccgaaggctccgggagcagcagcaagcggggcgggggggctcagccctcagcgaggaagaggatgaggccgaagatgaggaggaagaggaaggtggctggggggaccgccggggggggcagtgacaccgcccgggccgctcgtgaccgggaggagattttgggcagcaacagcgacgaggaggagggggaggaagaggaggaagagtccggggggggcagcgaggggggcaccccgcacagcccccgcctgaccccagcgaggcctcggaggacgacgagagccccagcgacgcctccgactcctccagcgacagagcggcgtgtcccccctccccgttttggggaaaaaccaggcactttggggggtgtttctggttttctctttaataacgtagtcagggttagtagccacagccggaactaaagttattcctaacaacttgtgtctaaaataacgttttctatcgcagagggccgcggcgctgcgggtacaaagggggggcggggggctgtaccgacgggggaggggtcctggggcatccccaccctgggggaggggagggaagggggggcatcgccgtgtccctcagtttgggctgtaaataataatgatattattaatgtgtattaatatacgttaatatcatttggggtactgatacagtaatgaagagaaaaggaataaaaactgaaaaacccatcaaaaccgcaaagatttgggattgttaaaaatggtgaaaaccgacaaaaatgggggagagggggtaaagggggggcagggggtgtcagtgTTAATCCccaccgcccctccccgccgcttattttgggggtggggggggtggaaccgAGCGAGACTGGtcatggagggggtgacacccccccgtggagtgggggaggggtcatggggggaggggtcatgggggACCCccctatttggggagggggggcggcgccatcagatggtgaggtcttgtctgagccatctgcggggggatggggggtgtcagagggtacttggggggggccacatccccttacacccctcccctcccccaaatcccttcctgccccccccagcgccccccccgtgctccccatcctcccctgtgtccccaaattcaccctgtccccgtgtgtgtcccccatactccctcctgccatggctctgtctccccccgtgcccccaccctgtccctggaccccccccacatccccggacccctctcacgtccctttgcccccccgaacccccctcaccgcccagcacttgctccaccatgctgaacagcgactcaggcgtggggctgatctccaggtccgtgccggggaggggacgctctgagggggggcggaacagaaactggggtaagggggggccccaagatttgtacccgacccccccaaccctcctagggaggggaccaggcactctgaaccccccaaacctcccacaccacgaccagaacatcttcccccgccctagtgggatggggggtgcagaggggagggggggagcacaggttcctcCCCCCACTCAGGGGGTGCCCCAAGATTTTGTCTTCCCCCCCGCCAAGGTTTAGgggggcccgtgtccccccccaagacgtaccctgggggagggcgagcagggcctggggcgagCTGTTGATCGGCACCGAGTGAGAAGCTGCGGAGCAGCCAATGGGCCTGCCACCACCAGGAGAGGAGCCtcttcttctgtgtctctgtgaacgCCTGGGGGGGCaagggggcacatgggggggtcacacagcCCTATAGCTCCCCCCCAAGGCTACAGGCCCCCCAaagtccccacagccccccccataCCTCATGGATCATgcactgctccaggagctggaggtaacTGATGATGTTCTCCTTGTCCGGCCGCGACGTCAGGAACTGGATGCAaactggggggtgtcgggggtcagggagggacccagacaccccgattccacacaccccccccccgagaaCCATGGGACCCCCACAAAAAAGaaattggggtgtgggggggtgtctcacctttgcccatgacacgggtgaacAGCCTCGGGATGTCCCCGTAAGGGACGGAGGCTGCGGCGTTGCTggctttaatgggggtcactatgATCTTCTGGAGGTCCTGAAGCACTGGACACAGGCTTCCCCCCGATAGGACGTACTGTGGTCAGTAGGGGGAGTGTCAAGGAGAGGGGGGGAAACATGGGGACTGAGGGGGAGATCAGggccacaccccccacacccccccccccccagtcctggggacacagggaggggtgaccagggacatcttgtgccactgctggggacacggggaggggtgtcagggctgTGGGGGATACCCCTGGGGATctgaggacaagggacaccctgtgccagccctggggacatgagggacacTCTGGGTCACCcctggggacatgagggacatgGGAGACACCCTatgccacccctggggacaccctgtgccacccgtGAGGCAGTGGGACAcgggggacaccctgtgccatctCTGGGTACATAAGGGGGAGTAGGAacaccctgtgccacccttgGCGACACCAGGATATGGGGGACACCgtgtgccacccctggggacacaagagaacaaggATACCCCGTGACTGACGTTGGGGTGCAGAAGGGGACAtgggccaccccggggccacctctgagGACCTGAGGGCCTCCCCGAGGCCACCCCAAGGGACATgagggccaccctgtcaccgtcCCACCTTCTCCATCGCCTTGAAAATGCTCGGCCGCTCCCGCAGCttctggatgctgaggaggatccTCTGCCGCGCGCCCCTGGGGACATTctgcagggacaaggaagggacaAGCAGGGTCAGAGTGACCAGGGAGGGTGGGACTGTATCTCCCCCTTcatttggggacatggagggggggcgacaccccgtgtcacctgcgactcgaggtgatgctccgtcagcctcatcatctcctcgtacgtcatttgggagaaaagcgccgtgtattcctgcagccccaggctcttcagccaggaggggacatcttggggggggacaggagtgtgacatggggtggcaggtccctatgagcccccccacccccaaacgaCCCCCCAAACGCCACCTTTCATGCCGCTGTCCTCCTCCTCGAAGGtgttgcggccgccggccggctcctcggtctgttcgctgccccaagaggccacgctgctttgggggagcaggggggcgtgGGCCCCAAAAGGGatacggggggacacggggacaggagTTTCgtcacacccccccacccattcgggtccccctcctTGGGCATtgccggg
This DNA window, taken from Athene noctua unplaced genomic scaffold, bAthNoc1.hap1.1 HAP1_HAP1_scaffold_31, whole genome shotgun sequence, encodes the following:
- the LOC141974148 gene encoding protein Smaug homolog 2-like translates to MEPSCPDAARGPPPPLEGPEDAATESGPSRSAAAPEENRHPPLYPPTSSSGPGGAALPSQLHPSPLEPSLSLVPGNAQGGGPEWVGGCDETPVPVSPRIPFGAHAPLLPQSSVASWGSEQTEEPAGGRNTFEEEDSGMKDVPSWLKSLGLQEYTALFSQMTYEEMMRLTEHHLESQNVPRGARQRILLSIQKLRERPSIFKAMEKYVLSGGSLCPVLQDLQKIIVTPIKASNAAASVPYGDIPRLFTRVMGKVCIQFLTSRPDKENIISYLQLLEQCMIHEAFTETQKKRLLSWWWQAHWLLRSFSLGADQQLAPGPARPPPGASPPRHGPGDQPHA